In a genomic window of Candidatus Obscuribacterales bacterium:
- a CDS encoding AraC family transcriptional regulator, translating to MAVSHSLTHQNPKLPIVSSQNLGWEQLLVEEYQQSSGSTKVKPEADPIICLTLTAQPHRIYQSMGDCHYVGLYRQGDLCITPASIPSGFQAEREDHYLSVQIPSVFLQQVAQEALELDPDRVEIVPTFQVRNPQLEQLLRLLQTELHQNGRMGRLYVESLSNALVVNLLQDHSTTHLLIAQYEGGLGDRKLLQVTRYIDDALDQDIKLADLAQVAEMSQSHFSRLFKQSMGVSPYQYLLRQRIERAKQLLKKTNQSLIEIALSCGFDSHSHFTRQFRQFTGVTPKAYRTN from the coding sequence ATGGCAGTCTCTCATTCCTTAACCCACCAAAATCCAAAATTGCCAATAGTTTCTAGTCAAAATTTAGGTTGGGAGCAGCTTTTGGTCGAAGAATACCAGCAGTCGTCTGGTAGTACAAAGGTTAAGCCAGAAGCTGATCCGATTATTTGCTTGACTCTGACGGCTCAACCCCATCGAATTTATCAGAGTATGGGCGATTGCCATTACGTCGGACTGTATCGCCAAGGTGATCTTTGCATTACTCCAGCGAGCATCCCCAGTGGCTTCCAGGCTGAACGTGAAGATCATTACCTATCTGTTCAAATTCCCTCAGTGTTTCTTCAGCAAGTTGCTCAAGAAGCTCTCGAACTCGATCCAGATCGCGTGGAAATAGTCCCCACATTTCAGGTTCGCAACCCTCAACTGGAGCAACTGTTGCGGTTATTGCAAACCGAACTGCATCAGAATGGTCGGATGGGACGCTTATATGTTGAGTCGTTGAGCAATGCCCTAGTGGTAAATTTGCTTCAAGATCACTCAACCACTCATCTTCTTATCGCTCAGTATGAAGGTGGATTGGGCGATCGCAAGTTGCTTCAAGTCACACGCTATATTGATGATGCTTTAGACCAAGACATCAAACTTGCTGATCTTGCTCAAGTGGCTGAAATGAGCCAATCCCATTTCAGCCGTTTATTTAAACAATCGATGGGGGTGTCGCCCTATCAATATCTGTTACGACAGCGGATCGAACGAGCAAAGCAGCTCTTGAAAAAAACAAACCAATCTTTGATTGAGATTGCCCTGTCTTGCGGCTTTGATAGCCATAGTCACTTCACCAGGCAATTTCGACAATTTACAGGCGTAACTCCAAAAGCCTACCGCACGAATTAG